Part of the Bacteroidota bacterium genome is shown below.
TGCTTCACCCTGTGCATATACTTCATCATTAATTCTCAGAAAAAAAGGAGAAAAGTAAAGGAAGACAATTGCCAAATGAATTTTAAAAAATTTCTTATGGTAAAGGCATCTTTCTATCTTCATGGTCATAAATAATTTTCATTTTCATAAAAACTTATCGGTGTGCTTTCTTTTACATTGCCATGTTGTATGATCCAGATTGTTACATGTTCCTTATGAAATAACTATTTCAATTTAACATTTTTTATTGTGTGAATATGATCCGGCTGTTTTTTTACATGATAAAAATCAAGCACATTTCCCAAATAAGTATCCGCCTTAGGCAACGGAACCCCGACAATATCTAATATACGTCTCGTTTTTTTATTTTCAAAAACCTGTTTATCTGCTATAAACTCTAAAAACATAGACAGATTTTGTAACTTTTTTTTATTCTTTATGTTAGAAAATATACTAAAAATGAACAGCAGAAATTTAAAAAGCCTTAATGGAACCAACCTGGTAGTTGGGATAGCGTAGTTCTTGCTTTTGTAAAACTCCTGAACTTTTTTTGCAAGTTCCTGAATTTCGATGGATTGCCCGGGCCCCGAAGTAAGGTGAAGTATTTTTCCAATCGTGGACGTTTGCTGCGTTGACCAGACAATAACTTTAGCCACATAATCAGAAGGCACAGTATCCAGTTTTACATTTTTTATTTGGGGAAGAAAGCCTGCGGTATATTTCCCTGTTAAAAAATCTGTTAAGTGATAAAAAATCTGGAAATGAATAGTTTTTCCTGTAATAGAATCGCCAACCACCATGCTCGGCCTGTGAATAGTTATCGGCCAGCCTATATTTATTTTTTGTAAAACCAGTTCTTCCGCTTTTGTTTTTGACGACTCATAAGTATTATGAAAGGCTCTTGGCGTAATAAGCGGCGTTTCAGGGATGCTGCCCGGCATTTTACCGGCAATACCTACCGTGCTTATATATTCGATTTTTTCAAGTGTGCCATTTTGTAAACATAAATCAGCCAGCTGCAATAAATTTTCTGTGGAACGTACGCTTGAGCGGTGCGCCTGCTCCTCCGTCATATTCATTTTAACAGTGGCCGCACAATGAATAATATGTGTTATAGAATGAATGATCTCTTTAAATATAGTTGGATTTATGCCAAACCCATCTTCAGTAATATCGCCACGGACCGGAATTAGTGTTGGTACATCTGCATTGAAATCCCAATACGCTAACAGGTCATTGAAACGTTCTGCCAACTTTTCGTCAGATTCAGCACGCAGCAAAAGATAAACCCTGGATGGATTAAGTTCCATCAGGAAAGGCACTATGCTGCTGCCCAGGGCTCCAGAGGCCCCTGTAAGAAATATAGTTTTTAGTGACATAAAAAATAGTATCCCTTTTTGTTTTTAAGTTCTTCGAAAAAGTAATCAAAGCTCCCGCGCGACAGTTCTATTTTTTTGTATAACTCCTCGATTTCGCTTTGATAATTTTCCTCAATTGCTTTTCTTCTTATTTTTAAGCCGGCTGTAAGTTCTGCTTTTTCAATGGAAAAGCTATTTTCTAAAATAATTCCGCCTCTTATTTTTTCGTAAGAGCTGCGGTTTAAATTAGTTTTTTGAATTGAATGAACGGTATCATCTACAATGGTACGAATATTTTTATCCTTACTGCTTTCTTTGTTAATTGTAACCAGGCAAGCCAGGCAGGGCCTGTTTGCGCCAACCAGTACTACCTGGTTTAAAAACGGACTGGCCATTAACTGCTCACCAATTGCTCCGATTGAGATCTTGCGTCCTGTGGACATTTTGATCAGATCATTTTTTCTTCCGGTAAGAAATAAAAAACCTTGTTTATCAAAATAACCAAGGTCTCCTGTAGGGAAAAATCCATCATCACTAAAATGGGTTTTTGTGTCTTTGTCAATATACCCATTAAAGAGTCCAGGGCCTTTTATGAAAATTTCTCCGTCAGCTGCAATTTTTACCTGGTTAGGAAGCAATGGTTTTCCAACACTCCCCAATTTATATTCTTTGGGTCGATTTAATGCAATTGGAAGCACATTCTCACTCATCCCGTAAGCTTCTATAAGAGGGATGCCAATGGATTCAAAAAAAGTTAATACCTCTAATCGGCATGGGGCGGAGCCTGTAAGCATATACTGCATCTTTCCACCGAAAATAGCGGCTATTTTTTTTAACAATAAGGTATAAACAGGTTTGTAAAAAACATTGCTTTTTTTAATCCTTAAAAGCCGGTTAAGCAAAAGCCTGATTGAGAACGGTTGGGAATTCATTTTCTGTTTTACCGAGGCGTACACCTTTTCATACAATAATGGTACACCAATTAATACGGTAGGTTGAATTGTTGGTAAAACATTAATTATGTCCTTTGGATTAGTAACAAAGTAAATGGAAGCATTCGTGATAAGCGCACAAAGATTAACCATTCGTTGAAAAAGACTTGCCAATGGCAGCCAGCAAATTGTTCGTCCATTTTCCTGGGCAAATGCGATAGAAAGCGTTTGAGCCGCCTGTATAAGTTGCCTGTGTGTGTATGCAATTCCCTTTTGTTTGCCTGTACTCCCGGAGGTGAAAATGATGGTAGCCACTGTATCTGCTGATACAATGGGCCAAACAGTTCTTTGGGTAACAGGCAAATCCACCCAGGTATTTTGATCTATATTGTAAAAAACATCTTTTGATATATTAAATTGTTCCTGAAGCGTTACAGCTGTTTTTTTGTCCTCAATAATAACTAATTGAGGGGATACCTGTTTAATTATTTCATTCATGGAATCGGGCCGGGCATGCGTTTCAATACCGACAATGGTTGCGCCAATCAGTAAACAGGCTTTTTCAAATAAATCCCATTGAATGGAAGTCGGTAAAATAATTACTACCCGATCTTCAGTTTTAATGTTTAACGCTAATAAAAGTTCCGCCGCGCTTTTTATTTTTTCATAATAGGCAGTCCAGTTAAGATCCGACCAAACCCCTACTTCCGCGTTTTTATACATTGCAACTTTCTTTGCTGGAAAGCGCTGCACCTGTTCAGTTAAAAACTCCGGAATAGTTAATATGCTTTCCATGATGTTGAAATTTTTATTTAGAATTAGTTTCCTGTTGTTTTTTATTAAAAATTTATTTGTTGATGATAATTTTTTTTGCCTCAAGTATGTATTCGGGACAGATAGATAGCGGGATTAATTGAATAAAATAAATTCCGGTTTGTTGGTTGCTTAAATCAAGCCCTGTTTTTTCTCCGATAATTTTAGTTTTAAAAATAATTTGTCCCAGAACATCCGTAATAATCACATTACTATTTTGTTCTGCTCCCTCAATAATGAATGTTCCTGTGCCTGGGGTGGGGTAAATAGTAAATTCTGTAATTCTATTGCAACTAACCGCCACTAAATTAAAATAGTTATACTGCCCGTTAAAGTCGGTTTGTTTTAAACGGTAGTACGAAGTTCCATTCAATGGTTCATTATGGGCAAAAGTATAAGACATGGTTTGGCTGCTGTTGCCAGTACCATCAATGATGCCAATAATTTCAAAGTTAACACCATCTATAGTTCGTTCAATGGTAAAATAATCGTTATTTATTTCTGATGCCGTTGCCCACATTAAATTTACTTTTCGGTTATTGCATTTCGCTTCAAACGAAAGTAACCCAATTGGTAAAGGCACTTCACTACCCACAGAGCCAACACAACTAAACGAAAAGCCATCATCGTTTCCTACCGAATAAATTTGGGAAAAGGTATTTGAAAAACATCCCATTAATACAAAAAACAATAGATTTACTCTCATGATTTTAATTGGTTGATAAATAATAAAAACAACCCCGGCTAAGGCGCCACACGAACACCACGACAACCGAAAACGTTGGAACGACTGAGGTTTGTGAGAGCTCCGAAGTAGCGGTCGGACACACGCAGGTAACTTGTAGCAGTGCTATAATTACCGCCACGCATGTCAGTGCCTATGGCATCGGTACCTGGCCAGTTACTTGCATCGGCATTGCCCGATGCGCTTATTATACCATTGCCATGGATGCCTGTAAAAGCCCTGCCTGTGGCATTGCCAACCGTTACACAGCGTTTCCACAAGTTGCCGCTGAGTTCCATAATGCCGTAATAACTTGCTCCTACACCTACTCGTGTATTTACTCCTTGCCCGAAATTGCCTACCCGCATAGGTCCTTGTACACTTGCATGAAAGCCATAATCACAGTTGGCAGCTCCATTACTGGAAGTTTCGTTGGTTAAGCCGGCATTGCTAATGCCTGTTGCTTGTGTAACAGATGCGCTGCCCCATGCGTATTCATTTGCAACAGTGGCAAGTGTGCCTCTGGCGGCTTTTTCGTATTCCAATTCGGTCATAGGGCGCAGAGCTGTCCAGTCCAAATAAGCGGCAAGGTCTGCCCAACTTAAATAATTGCAGGCAATGCTTTGCCCGTCATTAGTTTCATCGCCAGTGCCATCACCATCAAGATCGCAATAAAAGGTAATAGGATCAGATGTATGTATTGTTGCATCACAACGAATTCCATTACGATATTGCAAAGTCGAATTATTGGACATAACATACCTGTTTGTAACAGCGGTAGTTCCGGGGGCAAGGCCAGTAGCTGTCCTGGTATTTTGTTGGTCGCGTGTTAATTTGTTTAAAAATGCCACATATTGTGCTTGTGTAATTTCGTATTTCATACAGTAAAAGGCGTTATAACCCTTGGGGAATGCTGCAGGGATAGGTCCTGTTTGGTCGCCAGAGGAAGTAGATGGATTTGGGTAGTAGAGGTTGCCTGCGGTAGTACCTACGGTAATGGCTCCCTCGCTAGTTATTTGGTAAGGATTGGTAGTAGTGGGGTAAGTATAAAATGCTCCGCTTTCTGTACCGCCACTACCTACATAAAAACTTGCTTGCGGCACATATACCATTTCTATGGCAAATACGCATAGTTCTACTTTATCGACGTCTATTAATCCATCTACACCGTAATTCCAACGAAGTTGTGTTCCGGTATAACTTACACTACCCTGTGCCATATCGGCATTACGATATATAAAAATGCCATACGCACCATTGGCACCATTGTCGTTACTGGTGGTTATATTGCTGTTGGGGGGGGGGGTATGTCCATCTCCGCTGCCTGTGCCATCCGCCCAATTTAAGGTAGCGTGGTTCCAGGTGGTTTCTCCTTCTAAACGGTATTTTACAAATACCCAGGCGGCATCCCAATTAGAGGTACCTGAAGAGGTGCGCCAAGAGTTGTCCCAACTGATATCAAACTGCACGTGGGTATAATCCGAAATGGTATTTTGACCGGTTAAGCGTACATTAGCCACATTGATATTGTTGGAAAAGCAATATTGAGGCACCGAAACTATAAGTATTACAGTTATACCAAACCAAAATGATAATAAAATGTTTAACGATAATAAAAGCTCCGCCGCGCTTTTTAGTTTTTCATAATAGGCAGTCCAATTAAGATCCCACCAAACCGCTACTTCCGCGTTTTTATACATCGCAACTTTCTTTGCTGGAAAGCGCTGCACCTGTTCAGTTAAAAACTCCGGAATAGTTAATATGCTTTCCATGATGTTAGGATTTTTATTTAGTACTAACCATACTGGTGTGACTATTGACTACAGAAACAGGTGGATCATAAGCCCCTTTTGGCAAAGTGATCTTTAGTTGATCAGGTTTAAGGGTAAGCCACTCCATAGATTTAGTGACAAACTGTCCCATAAAAATTTTATTTTTTATCATAAAATCAACAAACGGCGCCATAAACTTCCAATAAGTAAGGCTTGCTTTTCCTTCACGTATAAGCGCTGAAAATTCAGGGATATAGGGATTATACCCGAAATGCGCGAGGTCTGAATACATCAGGAGCCATTGAATCGGATAGTTGCTGAAAATCGGACTCGCGTGTTTTGAATTTTTAACAAGGCCGAGCTCAACAACCTTTTTCATTACTTCCTCCTGATTATAGTTCCATGCATGGAAGGGCGCAATGTATCTTGGAAATATGGTACCCTCTGGATAGCGATGGGGGTTCCAAAAGCGGGAAAGTTCCTGCTCAGTAAATTCTCCGCATGCTTTTAAATGTGGAGGTGTCCAATCTGTATCAGCGATAAGCTCTTTGGAAAATTCATAGATCATACGTTCAGGTTCAGGTTGGCCCGGAGAATAGCCTGCAAAAACCAAAGGAATTTTTTTATCCGTTGCTAATTGAAGCGCATCACCTTCAAAGAGTGGAGCATAAACATACGACAGTGAATATACGGCCCCCCTTTGTTCCTGGTGCCGCAAAATGTAACTGAACAGCTTTCTGTAGAATGCGTCGCTAGGACGGTAAACCAGATGATCGATTTCAAGTTTAGCTATTGTTCGTTTTATATTATCCCATGCAATAGCAGGTATATTTATATCCGTTGTGAAGGCTAAAATTTTCAGCCCATACTCCACCTTTAAACGATAAAGCAGGTAAAGACTGTCTTTCCCTCCGCTAAGACAAACAACAGCATCATACTCCGCTTTACCTTTGCTGTTTCGGATGGTTTCTTCCAGATCATTTTCAAATTGAGCCCTGTTTTTATCCCAGGGAGCCAGGTGTGATTGCTTAGGGGCAAAACAATATTCACACACATTATCAGCGTTTATGTTGGACCCTGGAACGGATTCCGGCAGCAGACATTTTTTACAGTGGCGCATAAAATTGTTTCGTTAAGATTGTGAGATGAATTGATTTCGCATTACTCATAATACCCTTTAATACCAAATCGCCGGGCCATTTTTTTCACCTCTAACATCATCGGCGCGATGTAATTTCCTATATGCTCATTGTATTTTATTTCGCCTACCAGTATCGCTCCCAAGCGTTCCATTGTTGGCTGCAGTTTATAATTTACCGGAAAAAACGCGTAATCTACCTTGCGATCATTACCTACTTTAAGCGCTTCTTTTATCAGGGAATATAAAAGTTTTACGCTGCAATTTGGCTTATTTATGGCCAACATACCTACACCCGCAAATCTGCCCTGAAGCTTGGAACGTAATTTTTTATACTCTTCATGATACTGATCGCAGGGCAATTCCTGTCCGGGATTTTCAATGATTGTTGTACGTATTGTTCCGATGTATTTTTCACCATTACTTGCCAGCAAGTTCACTGTTCCTTTATGTGTATCGAACTTGTCGTTTAACTTTTCATCCGAAAAATTTGCCTTATTAAATTTTTTATCATCCTCAACAAATACTTTATACCGTAACCGATAAACTACATCTAACTGATGTGTTGTTACCGCCTCCTGAACTCTGTAGTTTGGCACATTAGGGTTTGCGGCTATTAGTGCTTCTTGTTCTTCTGTTTTCATGTGTCTGATGATTAGGTTTCTGTCTGTTTGCTTTATTTAAAAGTATTTCAATAGAATCCGGATTCATAAACATATATTTGTATTAATTTTGTTAGTAAAAGCATAATAATTTTTCAATTGACTGATTATCAAATATTTAATAATATATTAATGCTGTTAGTAAAGAGGTAAAAATTTAAATATTACACCTGTGAAAACCTACTCTTCCGAATTGCACGATCTTGTAAAATCTCTTAGCACGCAGGAGAAAAAGCGTATCAGGAAAGAAATGTCCCTTACTAACAAGAATAAAAAAATAGTACTGCTATATGATATTATTGATAAACAAAATTTTTTTGATGAAGCTTTAATTCAAAAAAAATTAGGAAACCCCAAATGGTATCCGGGTCTCAAAAAATACTTGCTCGAATACCTCACGGATAAAATATATTGCGGTAATTCCGATAAGAAAAGCAAAACCTATTTACTTAAATTAATAACCATCGCAGAACAGTTTCACACAAAAGGATTAATTAAAGCGACCAAAAAAAAATTGATCCAGGCATTGGATCTATGCAAAGAAAATAGTTGGATAGAATATGCGCCCATTATTAATTCTAAACTGGATAATATTATCGGAGAAAAAGCAGAGCAAAGGAAAAGTTACACTTTTTATACGGAGTCTTACCGGGCGTTAAATCAGGCGTATTTAGAAAAAAAATATTCCATTTTATTCCGTTGCTTGGAGCATTCGGATAAGACAATACAGGCACCGGAATTTATGGCCGGCTTAAGCATCGATGAATGTTTATCCGACGAAAAGCACCTGACAACTTTTCATCAGAAATTACACTATTATCAATTTTTAAGTGCATATTATAGACACATCGAACTAAATTATTCTCAAAGTTATTTTTACGCTAAAAAAAGCATGGAAGTAATTCTTAAAAAAAATAAGGAAGAGGAAAATATGGAACCCTTCTCTCAGACACAACAAAATGCCAGGGAAAGAAGTAATATGGTACAAATCTATAACCTGATCGCAGGTGCAATAAACGCAAATTTTCTTGATGATCTTTATACCCTCTTTAAATCTTACGTTTTACTTCGAAGAAAGTTTAATATACGAAAGGGCCATATTCTTCATAAACTATACAATGAACTTTATCAATCTCTTTGTTTCCTTATTTCAGCTGTAAATATTACAAGGAGAGGGGTTGAGTCCCCGGATTTTCATTCCCACCTTCATCAATTTTATCTGATCGAAAAAAAATTACCTTACAACATATTAGTTGTTTGCAATGAAATGATATCCTTTTATTTTTTTATGAAAAGAGACTGGAATAATTGCACTTCCACCATTAACAAAATATTAAATGACAATGAGTTATACAAAATTTATCCTGAAACATATGCCAATATGCTGCTTCTCCGGTTATTTGTAAATTATGAAACGGATGATCTGGATGTTCTAGATTATAACTTAAAAAGAACAGAGCGATATTTCGAAAAACATTATTCCGCACTGGGGTATGAAAAAATAGTCATAGCATTCTTTAATGAAATCGTCAATGATTTTTCAGGCAGAATAAAAACGATGCAAAAATACATGGACAAAATAAATGAACTACTTTTAAATGATAGAAATTTTTCTTTTACCTATTTAACTGAAAAAATATTTATTGATTTTAAATGCTGGCTGGATTCAAAAATCACCAACAGGATGTTCACAGAGATTTTAAAAGAAAAAAAAAGAAATAAGAATTGAAAATTGCATCAGGGTACTGCAAGATCAATATTTATGTTACAGCCGGTTTTATCTTTAATATTTATAGTATAAGCACCCGGGCACAGCTGATTTTTGTATCTCCTGGCAGATCCATCCGGCCATAAATAAGTGTATG
Proteins encoded:
- a CDS encoding SDR family oxidoreductase — its product is MSLKTIFLTGASGALGSSIVPFLMELNPSRVYLLLRAESDEKLAERFNDLLAYWDFNADVPTLIPVRGDITEDGFGINPTIFKEIIHSITHIIHCAATVKMNMTEEQAHRSSVRSTENLLQLADLCLQNGTLEKIEYISTVGIAGKMPGSIPETPLITPRAFHNTYESSKTKAEELVLQKINIGWPITIHRPSMVVGDSITGKTIHFQIFYHLTDFLTGKYTAGFLPQIKNVKLDTVPSDYVAKVIVWSTQQTSTIGKILHLTSGPGQSIEIQELAKKVQEFYKSKNYAIPTTRLVPLRLFKFLLFIFSIFSNIKNKKKLQNLSMFLEFIADKQVFENKKTRRILDIVGVPLPKADTYLGNVLDFYHVKKQPDHIHTIKNVKLK
- a CDS encoding AMP-binding protein; the encoded protein is MESILTIPEFLTEQVQRFPAKKVAMYKNAEVGVWSDLNWTAYYEKIKSAAELLLALNIKTEDRVVIILPTSIQWDLFEKACLLIGATIVGIETHARPDSMNEIIKQVSPQLVIIEDKKTAVTLQEQFNISKDVFYNIDQNTWVDLPVTQRTVWPIVSADTVATIIFTSGSTGKQKGIAYTHRQLIQAAQTLSIAFAQENGRTICWLPLASLFQRMVNLCALITNASIYFVTNPKDIINVLPTIQPTVLIGVPLLYEKVYASVKQKMNSQPFSIRLLLNRLLRIKKSNVFYKPVYTLLLKKIAAIFGGKMQYMLTGSAPCRLEVLTFFESIGIPLIEAYGMSENVLPIALNRPKEYKLGSVGKPLLPNQVKIAADGEIFIKGPGLFNGYIDKDTKTHFSDDGFFPTGDLGYFDKQGFLFLTGRKNDLIKMSTGRKISIGAIGEQLMASPFLNQVVLVGANRPCLACLVTINKESSKDKNIRTIVDDTVHSIQKTNLNRSSYEKIRGGIILENSFSIEKAELTAGLKIRRKAIEENYQSEIEELYKKIELSRGSFDYFFEELKNKKGYYFLCH
- a CDS encoding T9SS type A sorting domain-containing protein gives rise to the protein MRVNLLFFVLMGCFSNTFSQIYSVGNDDGFSFSCVGSVGSEVPLPIGLLSFEAKCNNRKVNLMWATASEINNDYFTIERTIDGVNFEIIGIIDGTGNSSQTMSYTFAHNEPLNGTSYYRLKQTDFNGQYNYFNLVAVSCNRITEFTIYPTPGTGTFIIEGAEQNSNVIITDVLGQIIFKTKIIGEKTGLDLSNQQTGIYFIQLIPLSICPEYILEAKKIIINK
- a CDS encoding SUMF1/EgtB/PvdO family nonheme iron enzyme, whose translation is MESILTIPEFLTEQVQRFPAKKVAMYKNAEVAVWWDLNWTAYYEKLKSAAELLLSLNILLSFWFGITVILIVSVPQYCFSNNINVANVRLTGQNTISDYTHVQFDISWDNSWRTSSGTSNWDAAWVFVKYRLEGETTWNHATLNWADGTGSGDGHTPPPNSNITTSNDNGANGAYGIFIYRNADMAQGSVSYTGTQLRWNYGVDGLIDVDKVELCVFAIEMVYVPQASFYVGSGGTESGAFYTYPTTTNPYQITSEGAITVGTTAGNLYYPNPSTSSGDQTGPIPAAFPKGYNAFYCMKYEITQAQYVAFLNKLTRDQQNTRTATGLAPGTTAVTNRYVMSNNSTLQYRNGIRCDATIHTSDPITFYCDLDGDGTGDETNDGQSIACNYLSWADLAAYLDWTALRPMTELEYEKAARGTLATVANEYAWGSASVTQATGISNAGLTNETSSNGAANCDYGFHASVQGPMRVGNFGQGVNTRVGVGASYYGIMELSGNLWKRCVTVGNATGRAFTGIHGNGIISASGNADASNWPGTDAIGTDMRGGNYSTATSYLRVSDRYFGALTNLSRSNVFGCRGVRVAP